One Sphingopyxis macrogoltabida genomic region harbors:
- a CDS encoding TonB-dependent receptor — protein sequence MIFKQNRDSARLLAAVSLGAIALSAVPAFAQAAPEETQYDDDAIVVIGVTKQDANIQETPIAITAFSGETLTEQGISKVEDIASFTPGFNIRGAGNNPTAFSLAMRGQVQNDNIATLEPSVGTYLDEMYIARAYGLNVELVDVESVQVLKGPQGTLFGRNTSAGAVLIQTANPRYDEISGKMSATYGRFDERTGQAVLNLGLSDSLAIRGALYYQKRDGYKTDINTGAKYEGRETWNGRVKLGWKPTDTFEILLSGEWYDTYIDGPVRQNLFFNAPAAFGPAKPIVDGIAAAEREEFGGNPNLAALTPPSAVIGADPRGPFNKTQTQTYTAKFILDTSFGQVRWINGYRGVQSENIIDLDGSSFAGHFTEGTQDLKQYSTELQATGTAFDDRLNFATGITYFRETGFDQSRSNLFNGKFAAGPTVPAEFVGRTSWSNFSGTLDNDSFGMYGQLNYALTDRFNVTGGLRYSIDDKRVITQSGDVVDNTDQFVRCTPATVAIPCDRERHKTFTNLSYTIGADYDVTDDILIYAKHSKGYRSGALQLRTVTLADSIPSDPEIVNEQEIGIKTTFLGGRARFNIAGYHNKVRDAQRSPVLAPNGVSQTVIENADTETWGVEADASFEVVDGFTIFGSGALTDPKYTRYEGKALAGIPPAQTIVTVDKSDYLLIGIVKKQFTVGANLKQDLGGVGLDANIVYAWQGKMPQIDIPVNMFTSTAPGGLGLTQAQADQLAAVAQSGSLGLLNARVALSFGPEKNFEVALWGKNLTNDQEQQYTLLLSNIYVGTSYNEPRSYGVTASVKF from the coding sequence ATGATTTTCAAGCAGAATCGCGATTCGGCCCGATTGCTTGCGGCGGTCTCGCTTGGCGCGATTGCGCTTTCGGCTGTCCCCGCCTTTGCCCAGGCGGCGCCCGAAGAGACCCAATATGACGATGACGCGATCGTCGTCATCGGCGTGACCAAGCAGGACGCGAACATCCAGGAAACGCCGATCGCGATCACCGCATTCAGCGGCGAGACGCTGACCGAACAGGGCATTTCGAAGGTCGAAGACATCGCGAGCTTCACCCCCGGGTTCAACATCCGCGGTGCGGGCAACAATCCCACCGCCTTCTCGCTCGCGATGCGCGGGCAGGTCCAGAACGACAATATCGCGACGCTCGAGCCATCGGTCGGTACCTATCTCGACGAAATGTATATCGCGCGCGCCTATGGCCTCAACGTCGAACTCGTCGATGTCGAAAGCGTCCAGGTGCTCAAAGGTCCGCAGGGAACACTCTTCGGCCGCAACACCTCGGCGGGTGCGGTGCTGATCCAGACCGCCAATCCGCGCTATGACGAAATCTCGGGCAAGATGAGCGCGACCTATGGCCGCTTCGACGAGCGCACCGGTCAGGCGGTGCTCAACCTCGGCCTGTCGGATAGTCTCGCGATCCGCGGCGCGCTCTATTACCAGAAGCGCGACGGGTACAAGACCGACATCAATACCGGCGCGAAATATGAAGGCCGCGAGACGTGGAACGGCCGCGTTAAGCTCGGCTGGAAGCCGACCGACACGTTCGAAATCCTGCTGTCGGGCGAATGGTACGACACCTATATCGACGGGCCCGTCCGACAGAACTTGTTCTTTAACGCGCCCGCGGCTTTCGGTCCGGCAAAGCCAATCGTCGACGGTATCGCTGCGGCCGAGCGCGAAGAATTCGGCGGCAATCCGAATCTTGCCGCGCTCACGCCTCCGTCGGCGGTAATCGGCGCCGACCCGCGCGGGCCGTTCAACAAGACGCAGACGCAGACCTACACCGCCAAATTCATCCTCGACACCAGCTTTGGTCAGGTCCGCTGGATTAACGGCTATCGCGGCGTCCAGAGCGAGAATATCATCGACCTCGACGGATCGAGCTTTGCCGGGCATTTCACCGAGGGAACGCAGGATCTGAAGCAATATTCGACCGAGCTTCAGGCCACCGGGACGGCGTTCGACGATCGGCTCAACTTCGCAACTGGCATCACCTATTTTCGTGAAACCGGTTTCGACCAGTCGCGCTCGAACCTGTTCAACGGCAAGTTTGCCGCAGGACCGACTGTGCCGGCGGAATTCGTCGGAAGGACGAGCTGGTCGAACTTCTCGGGCACGCTCGATAACGACAGCTTCGGCATGTACGGCCAGCTCAACTATGCGCTGACCGACCGGTTCAACGTTACCGGCGGCCTGCGCTATTCGATCGACGACAAGCGTGTGATCACGCAGTCGGGCGACGTCGTCGACAACACCGACCAGTTCGTCCGCTGTACGCCGGCAACGGTCGCGATCCCCTGCGATCGCGAACGGCACAAGACCTTCACCAACCTGTCGTATACGATCGGTGCCGACTATGACGTGACCGACGATATCCTGATCTATGCCAAGCACAGCAAGGGCTATCGTTCGGGCGCGCTACAGCTTCGCACGGTTACGCTCGCGGATTCGATCCCGTCGGATCCCGAAATCGTCAACGAGCAGGAAATCGGTATCAAGACGACCTTCCTGGGCGGCCGGGCGCGCTTCAACATCGCGGGATATCATAACAAGGTGCGCGATGCGCAGCGGAGCCCTGTCCTCGCGCCGAATGGCGTCAGCCAGACGGTGATCGAGAACGCCGACACCGAAACCTGGGGCGTCGAAGCGGATGCGTCATTCGAGGTTGTGGACGGCTTCACCATCTTTGGGTCGGGCGCGCTCACCGATCCCAAATACACGCGTTACGAAGGCAAGGCGCTTGCCGGCATCCCGCCGGCGCAGACCATCGTGACGGTCGACAAAAGCGATTATCTGCTCATCGGTATTGTCAAGAAGCAGTTCACTGTCGGCGCCAACCTGAAACAGGATCTTGGCGGGGTCGGGCTCGACGCCAACATCGTCTATGCCTGGCAGGGCAAGATGCCGCAGATCGACATTCCGGTGAACATGTTCACTTCGACCGCGCCCGGTGGCCTCGGGCTGACACAGGCACAGGCCGATCAGCTTGCCGCCGTTGCCCAGTCGGGATCGCTCGGCCTGCTCAATGCCCGCGTCGCGCTCAGCTTCGGCCCCGAAAAGAATTTCGAGGTCGCGCTATGGGGCAAGAACCTGACCAATGATCAGGAACAGCAATATACGCTGCTGCTCAGCAACATCTATGTCGGCACCTCGTACAACGAACCGCGCAGCTACGGCGTGACCGCCAGCGTCAAATTCTAG
- a CDS encoding SDR family NAD(P)-dependent oxidoreductase, producing MSDLVGKTALVTGGSRGIGAAIVRRLGQAGAHAAVNYAGSKDAAEALVAEIEAAGGRAFAVQADVSSLVGIEALFAACDAAFGGAPNLDILINNAGVGRGGRDGTLKGAGEALFDELFTVNVKGPHFVTQAALPRLRDGGRIVNIGSMSGKVGQPFAASYAMTKRAIQSLTFSTALAVAKRQITCNCIAPGAVATEFIAALREQPGWDEATAKHTPMGRLGEPEDIAGAVMMLLGDDARWVTGQVIEASGGLAL from the coding sequence GTGAGCGACCTTGTTGGCAAGACCGCGCTCGTCACCGGCGGCTCGCGCGGTATCGGCGCCGCGATCGTGCGGCGGCTGGGGCAGGCGGGGGCGCATGCCGCGGTGAACTATGCGGGCAGCAAGGACGCCGCCGAGGCGCTGGTCGCCGAGATCGAAGCGGCGGGCGGCAGGGCCTTCGCGGTGCAGGCCGACGTCTCGTCGCTTGTGGGGATCGAGGCGCTATTCGCTGCTTGCGACGCGGCCTTCGGCGGCGCGCCCAATCTCGACATATTGATCAACAACGCCGGGGTTGGCCGCGGCGGACGCGACGGCACGCTCAAGGGCGCGGGCGAGGCGCTGTTCGACGAACTTTTCACGGTCAATGTGAAGGGCCCGCATTTCGTGACGCAAGCCGCGCTGCCGCGGCTGCGCGACGGTGGGCGGATCGTCAACATCGGGTCGATGTCGGGCAAGGTCGGCCAACCCTTCGCTGCCAGCTATGCGATGACCAAGCGTGCGATCCAGAGCCTGACCTTCTCGACCGCGCTCGCGGTCGCCAAGCGGCAGATCACCTGCAACTGCATCGCCCCCGGCGCGGTCGCGACCGAATTCATCGCCGCGCTTCGCGAACAGCCGGGCTGGGACGAAGCGACCGCGAAACACACCCCAATGGGCCGCCTCGGCGAGCCCGAGGATATCGCAGGCGCGGTGATGATGCTGCTCGGCGACGATGCGCGCTGGGTCACCGGGCAGGTGATCGAGGCGAGCGGAGGCCTCGCGCTCTGA
- a CDS encoding SDR family oxidoreductase, which yields MKLDSNIAAVVTGGASGLGRASAEALAGAGVKVAIFDVNEEGGKAVADAIGGVFCKVDITSEDSVLAGYEASRAAHGQERVLVHCAQISKGGKTVRYDKTTGGYVRYSTDDYAFSAQGILIASYRLASLAALGMANADPLNEDGERGSIVLTASAAAQDAQIGQVGYGSLKAGVNGLVLPMARDLMDIGIRVNSIMPGIFATPPMLAVKDKAPAIFEGLAASVPFPKRLGKPEEFGSLVLELARNSYFNGQNLRLDGAIRMPPK from the coding sequence ATGAAACTCGACAGCAATATCGCAGCGGTGGTGACCGGCGGCGCCTCGGGCCTCGGCCGCGCCAGCGCCGAAGCGCTCGCCGGTGCAGGGGTGAAGGTTGCGATCTTCGACGTCAACGAAGAGGGCGGGAAGGCGGTCGCCGATGCGATCGGCGGCGTCTTCTGCAAGGTCGACATTACCAGCGAGGACAGTGTGCTCGCGGGCTATGAAGCGTCGCGCGCGGCGCACGGGCAGGAGCGTGTCCTCGTCCATTGCGCGCAGATATCGAAGGGCGGGAAAACGGTCCGCTACGACAAGACCACCGGTGGTTATGTCCGTTATTCGACCGATGATTATGCCTTCTCGGCGCAGGGCATCCTCATCGCCAGTTATCGCCTCGCATCGCTCGCCGCGCTTGGTATGGCCAATGCCGATCCGCTGAACGAGGATGGCGAACGTGGTTCGATCGTGCTCACCGCGTCGGCCGCGGCGCAGGATGCGCAGATCGGGCAGGTCGGTTACGGCTCTTTGAAGGCCGGAGTGAACGGTCTTGTCCTGCCGATGGCGCGCGATCTGATGGACATCGGCATCCGCGTCAATTCGATCATGCCGGGTATTTTCGCGACGCCGCCGATGTTGGCGGTGAAGGACAAGGCGCCCGCGATCTTCGAGGGGCTGGCGGCGTCGGTGCCGTTTCCGAAGCGCCTCGGCAAGCCCGAGGAATTCGGGTCGCTTGTCCTTGAACTTGCGCGCAACAGCTATTTCAACGGGCAGAATCTGCGTCTCGACGGCGCGATCCGCATGCCGCCCAAATAG
- a CDS encoding SDR family NAD(P)-dependent oxidoreductase yields the protein MESFAGKSVIVTGGGKGVGRGIAEAFAAAGAEVMLGARTISYAEDVKAGIEKAGGIAECFAADIAKHADCRALVEATVQAFRGVDIVVHAAADIPHGGLGHVDDDRLEAGFASIAKAAWWLLDAARPHLSKATDGGRFIAIGSINGTFNVVPNMTAYGMAKAALDAFIRAAAGDVVGEGITVNAINPGLVASDRAKAVLGDEGLAAYGATVPVGRAGTPADIAHAALFLASARSDYITGTTIKMDGGSTVAASPGRNDILQDRLKLQRGKAP from the coding sequence ATGGAAAGCTTCGCTGGAAAATCGGTGATCGTCACCGGCGGCGGCAAAGGAGTCGGGCGCGGCATCGCCGAGGCCTTCGCCGCCGCAGGCGCCGAAGTGATGCTCGGCGCGCGCACCATCTCCTACGCGGAAGATGTGAAGGCGGGGATCGAGAAGGCCGGTGGCATCGCCGAATGTTTCGCGGCCGACATAGCGAAACACGCCGACTGCCGCGCGCTCGTCGAGGCAACCGTGCAGGCCTTCCGTGGCGTCGATATCGTCGTCCACGCCGCCGCTGACATCCCGCACGGCGGGCTCGGTCATGTCGACGACGACCGGCTCGAGGCGGGCTTCGCGAGCATCGCCAAGGCGGCCTGGTGGCTGCTCGACGCCGCGCGGCCACATCTGTCGAAAGCGACCGATGGCGGCCGTTTCATCGCGATCGGTTCGATCAACGGCACCTTCAACGTCGTCCCCAACATGACCGCCTATGGCATGGCGAAGGCCGCGCTCGACGCTTTCATCCGCGCCGCCGCGGGCGATGTCGTCGGCGAGGGAATCACCGTCAACGCGATCAACCCCGGCCTCGTCGCCAGCGATCGCGCCAAGGCGGTGCTCGGCGACGAAGGCCTCGCCGCTTATGGTGCGACCGTTCCTGTCGGCCGCGCGGGCACGCCCGCCGACATCGCGCATGCCGCGCTGTTCCTCGCGTCGGCGCGCTCGGACTATATCACCGGCACGACGATCAAGATGGACGGCGGCTCGACCGTCGCAGCGTCGCCGGGGCGCAACGACATCCTGCAGGACCGGCTCAAGCTTCAGCGCGGAAAGGCGCCCTGA
- a CDS encoding SDR family NAD(P)-dependent oxidoreductase yields MAELSGKTALVTGASRGIGAAIARRLGQAGAHVAVNYAGSKDAADALVAEIVADGGQAFAVQADVGTMAGIESMLAACDAAFGGTPNLDILVNNAGVGGEGDAGSLRKCDEALFDRMIAVNQKAPHFITQLCLDRLRDGGRILNIGSLGGRSALPPFAAYAATKRALQSLTMSTAVVVGPRGITCNLVAPGAVDTEFNKTLSEKPGWAEATSKLTPMKRLGVPQDIAGAVMMLCRDEAHWVTGQIVEASGGLFL; encoded by the coding sequence ATGGCGGAGCTCAGCGGCAAGACCGCGCTCGTCACCGGCGCGTCGCGTGGCATCGGCGCCGCGATCGCCCGCCGACTCGGGCAGGCGGGCGCGCATGTCGCGGTCAATTATGCGGGCAGCAAGGATGCCGCCGACGCGCTCGTCGCCGAGATCGTCGCCGATGGCGGCCAAGCCTTTGCGGTGCAGGCCGACGTCGGCACCATGGCGGGCATCGAGTCCATGCTCGCCGCGTGCGATGCGGCGTTCGGCGGCACCCCCAATCTCGACATCCTCGTCAACAACGCCGGGGTCGGCGGCGAGGGCGACGCGGGCAGCCTCCGGAAGTGCGACGAGGCGCTGTTCGACCGGATGATCGCGGTGAATCAGAAGGCGCCGCATTTCATCACCCAGCTCTGCCTCGATCGTCTCCGCGATGGTGGACGCATTCTCAACATCGGCTCGCTCGGCGGGCGCTCGGCGCTGCCGCCCTTCGCCGCCTATGCCGCGACCAAGCGCGCACTGCAGAGCCTGACGATGTCGACCGCGGTCGTCGTCGGCCCGCGCGGCATCACCTGCAACCTCGTCGCCCCCGGCGCAGTCGATACCGAATTCAACAAGACGCTCTCCGAAAAGCCCGGCTGGGCCGAGGCGACGTCGAAGCTCACCCCGATGAAGCGCCTCGGCGTGCCACAGGATATCGCGGGCGCGGTGATGATGCTCTGCCGCGACGAGGCGCATTGGGTCACCGGCCAGATCGTCGAAGCGAGCGGAGGGCTGTTCCTGTGA
- a CDS encoding DUF2889 domain-containing protein, with the protein MNAPQQFPFARQSAGPAPLRRPGSIRRTTSIDSDWPDGFGEPWIMTGRGRDLLTPFDGGAIEVASGGFTIKASPLREILAIDISADHPRVDEMVGVRAGGASRTALADVLGDLRGTPLFQVLDDYAGASLVAGWIWSRWSDDWHQRMASNRARSGASSKGRMVNICTGFTEGGSSLTADGDVDHSDQSATEVGPLANPDDPIGWHDMPVQQGRPLARRARRIDVWRGEGVLKVDAAFQDSGPNPQGTRTAIHEYRVYAEVAERNGTLLSLQALPLILPFRECPGASMKATRMVGQHVGEFRQAVLDTLVGTVGCTHLNDVLRALADVPVLASLLPKEAE; encoded by the coding sequence TTGAACGCACCCCAGCAGTTTCCGTTTGCCCGCCAGTCGGCGGGTCCCGCGCCGCTGCGCCGTCCGGGGTCGATCCGGCGGACCACGTCGATCGATTCGGACTGGCCCGACGGCTTCGGCGAACCATGGATCATGACCGGGCGGGGACGCGACTTGCTGACCCCGTTCGATGGTGGTGCGATCGAGGTTGCGAGCGGCGGTTTCACCATCAAGGCGTCGCCGCTGCGCGAGATACTGGCGATCGATATCTCCGCCGACCATCCACGGGTCGACGAGATGGTCGGGGTGCGCGCGGGCGGCGCGAGCCGGACGGCACTGGCCGACGTGCTGGGCGACCTGCGCGGCACGCCGCTGTTCCAGGTGCTCGACGATTATGCCGGTGCCAGTCTTGTCGCCGGGTGGATCTGGTCGCGCTGGAGCGACGACTGGCATCAGCGGATGGCGAGCAACCGCGCCAGATCGGGCGCGAGCAGCAAGGGGCGGATGGTCAACATTTGTACCGGCTTCACCGAAGGCGGCAGTTCGCTGACCGCGGACGGCGACGTCGATCACAGCGACCAGTCGGCGACCGAGGTCGGCCCGCTGGCGAATCCCGACGACCCTATCGGCTGGCACGACATGCCGGTGCAACAGGGACGCCCGCTCGCCCGCCGGGCACGGCGAATCGACGTGTGGCGCGGCGAAGGGGTGCTGAAGGTCGATGCCGCCTTTCAGGACAGCGGCCCGAACCCGCAGGGGACGCGTACCGCGATCCACGAATATCGCGTTTATGCAGAGGTCGCCGAACGCAACGGCACCTTGCTTTCGCTCCAGGCGCTGCCGCTGATCCTGCCGTTCCGCGAATGCCCCGGCGCCTCGATGAAGGCGACGCGGATGGTCGGGCAGCACGTCGGCGAGTTCCGGCAGGCGGTTCTCGACACGCTGGTCGGCACGGTCGGCTGCACCCACCTCAATGACGTCCTGCGTGCGCTGGCCGACGTCCCCGTCTTGGCAAGTTTGTTGCCGAAAGAAGCGGAGTAG
- a CDS encoding class I adenylate-forming enzyme family protein, whose amino-acid sequence MALMTEKLRAIMALDPDRTQIDFGGTDYSWRQIADTVRAIEAALDAMGLPEDARVGVMLRNRPGHVAAIVAVLSTDRCIVTLNPILPDAKLFADVEQLGLPAIIADATDLARPGLAEALARAGSAVIEIDPFLDGVRVVQGEVRTQIQTSPGVAIEMLTSGTTGTPKRVPLSRDAFDASFRGFTKYERGRSFDDPPRLNSGCTMVVNPLTHIGGIYGCIGALAAGRRIALLEKFSVDAWVSAVRRNRPAVASAVPSAVRMLLDADVDPADLSSLKSLITGTAPLSPDLVDAFMAKYGIPICSNYGATEFAGAIAGWTIDDFRKLWPEKRGAVGRVHADIEARIVDAETGAILPHGTGGLLEIKGQQLGNDLEWLRTTDRAVLDADRFLFIRGRADNAIIRGGFKIHPDDVVTALNDHPAIRESAVVGVPDERLGAVPAAAIILKDGAPTPAADDLKVWLKDRLIAYQVPVHIRIVPDFPRTPSMKPSAPGLRALFAGES is encoded by the coding sequence ATGGCGCTGATGACCGAAAAATTGCGCGCGATCATGGCGCTCGATCCCGACCGGACGCAGATCGATTTCGGCGGTACCGACTATAGCTGGCGCCAGATCGCCGACACCGTCCGCGCGATCGAGGCGGCGCTCGATGCGATGGGTCTGCCCGAGGACGCGCGTGTCGGCGTCATGCTGCGCAACCGCCCCGGCCATGTCGCCGCCATCGTTGCGGTGCTTTCGACTGACCGCTGCATCGTGACGCTCAACCCGATCCTGCCCGACGCGAAGCTCTTCGCCGACGTCGAACAACTCGGCCTGCCCGCGATCATCGCCGACGCCACGGACCTCGCGCGCCCGGGCCTCGCCGAAGCGCTCGCCCGTGCCGGTTCGGCGGTGATCGAAATCGACCCTTTTCTGGACGGCGTGCGCGTCGTGCAGGGCGAGGTCCGCACGCAAATCCAGACCTCGCCCGGCGTCGCGATCGAGATGCTCACCAGCGGCACCACCGGCACGCCCAAGCGCGTACCGCTCAGCCGCGACGCCTTCGACGCCAGCTTTCGCGGCTTCACCAAATATGAGCGCGGGCGCAGCTTCGACGATCCGCCGCGGCTCAATTCGGGCTGCACGATGGTGGTCAACCCGCTCACCCATATCGGCGGCATCTACGGCTGCATCGGCGCGCTCGCGGCGGGGCGGCGGATCGCGCTGCTCGAAAAATTCAGCGTCGACGCCTGGGTGTCTGCGGTGCGCCGCAACCGCCCCGCAGTTGCCTCGGCGGTCCCGTCGGCGGTGCGCATGCTGCTCGATGCCGACGTCGATCCCGCAGACTTATCCAGCCTCAAGTCGCTGATCACCGGCACCGCGCCGCTCTCGCCCGACCTCGTCGACGCCTTCATGGCGAAGTACGGCATTCCGATCTGCAGCAATTATGGCGCAACCGAATTCGCCGGCGCGATCGCCGGCTGGACGATCGACGATTTCCGAAAGCTCTGGCCCGAAAAGCGCGGCGCGGTCGGCCGCGTCCACGCCGATATCGAGGCGCGCATCGTCGATGCCGAAACCGGAGCGATCCTGCCGCACGGCACAGGGGGCCTGCTCGAGATCAAGGGTCAGCAGCTCGGCAACGACCTTGAATGGCTGCGCACTACCGACCGCGCCGTCCTCGACGCCGACCGCTTCCTCTTCATCAGGGGCCGCGCCGATAATGCGATCATCCGCGGCGGCTTCAAGATTCACCCCGACGATGTCGTCACCGCGCTGAACGACCATCCGGCGATCCGCGAGTCCGCAGTCGTCGGCGTGCCCGACGAGCGCCTCGGCGCCGTCCCCGCCGCCGCGATCATCCTCAAGGACGGCGCCCCCACGCCCGCGGCCGACGACCTCAAAGTATGGCTCAAAGACCGGCTGATCGCCTATCAGGTCCCGGTTCATATCCGCATCGTTCCCGACTTCCCGCGCACCCCGTCGATGAAGCCCTCGGCGCCGGGGCTGCGCGCGCTATTTGCAGGAGAGAGCTGA
- a CDS encoding MFS transporter, whose translation MSSRRGLTLGLLVVVAILSYVDRQVFTLFQDDIKVELGLDDGQLGLLTGIAFAAFYALAAFPIARYADRGDRRLVIAVCVSIWSAATAVSAFAHSFVQMLLARIGLAAAEAGAGPAGMSLLTDIFPKERRTTIISIMLAANAVGLSGGLALAGWLSQWYDWRTVFLIVGLPGIAVGLLVYLLAAEPRRRGVAEPAPVQQTSLGEVLRTMASNPSLRWVGLLLCMVPLTGFAFILWGASFFQRVHGMDKTETGFWLGGAMAAGLVIGNLVAGWVSDRYGHAKPGFNGWFAGLGLLVSFPFGVGFALTSNAYVALACFVVVKFMMTLHLGPIISLCFAQVPVQMRAMMSATINMFIGLAGVGLGGTVAGYLSKAFTPSYGELSLQPSLAILSCCLLVGGIAAIMAGRTARPIEE comes from the coding sequence ATGTCTAGCCGCCGCGGCCTTACGCTCGGCCTGCTCGTAGTCGTCGCGATCCTGAGCTATGTCGACCGGCAAGTTTTCACGCTGTTTCAGGACGACATCAAGGTCGAACTCGGCCTTGATGACGGCCAGCTCGGCTTGCTTACCGGCATCGCATTCGCTGCATTTTACGCGCTCGCTGCTTTTCCGATCGCGCGTTACGCCGACCGCGGCGACCGGCGGCTGGTGATCGCCGTCTGCGTTTCGATCTGGAGCGCCGCGACCGCGGTTTCGGCCTTCGCGCACAGCTTCGTTCAGATGTTGCTGGCGCGCATAGGTCTCGCCGCGGCCGAGGCGGGCGCCGGCCCGGCCGGGATGTCGCTGCTCACCGATATTTTCCCCAAGGAACGCCGCACGACGATCATCTCTATCATGCTCGCCGCCAACGCTGTCGGCCTGTCGGGCGGGCTCGCGCTCGCGGGCTGGCTCTCGCAATGGTATGACTGGCGCACGGTGTTCCTGATCGTCGGCCTGCCCGGGATCGCGGTGGGCCTGCTTGTCTATCTGCTCGCCGCCGAGCCGCGCCGGCGCGGTGTTGCCGAACCCGCCCCGGTACAGCAAACGAGCCTCGGCGAGGTGCTGCGCACGATGGCATCGAACCCGTCGCTGCGCTGGGTTGGCCTGTTGCTCTGCATGGTTCCGCTCACCGGCTTTGCCTTCATCCTGTGGGGGGCGTCCTTCTTTCAGCGCGTGCATGGCATGGACAAGACCGAAACCGGTTTCTGGCTCGGCGGTGCAATGGCGGCGGGGCTCGTCATCGGCAATCTTGTCGCCGGATGGGTAAGCGACCGTTACGGCCACGCGAAGCCAGGTTTCAACGGCTGGTTCGCCGGCCTCGGGTTGCTGGTTTCCTTTCCTTTCGGCGTCGGGTTCGCGCTGACCAGTAACGCTTATGTCGCGCTCGCCTGTTTCGTCGTCGTCAAATTCATGATGACGCTGCACCTCGGGCCGATCATCTCGCTCTGCTTCGCGCAGGTGCCGGTGCAGATGCGCGCGATGATGTCGGCGACGATCAACATGTTCATCGGCCTCGCCGGTGTCGGGCTGGGTGGGACAGTCGCGGGCTACCTCAGCAAGGCCTTCACGCCGAGCTATGGCGAGCTTTCGCTGCAGCCGTCGCTGGCGATCCTGTCGTGCTGCCTGCTGGTCGGCGGCATCGCCGCGATCATGGCGGGGCGGACGGCCCGGCCGATCGAGGAATAG
- a CDS encoding SDR family oxidoreductase, whose protein sequence is MDLGIKGKVALVFGGSKGIGLGCVREFAREGCSTVIAARTQATIDAAVAEVQAAGGAVIGISADCTRKDGIARAVQAATDAFAPPDILIFNVDSGPKGSFLDVDDDTFAAANNNNVMAFRWAVQAVIPHMQRQGWGRILTIGTNSVKAPHRKLARAAQNTYRVGALALSKTLSAELGPMGITVNTLGTGAIATPQFKEVFTKIAAEHGQSYDEHIAVRTSAYPIPRMGTPEDMAAAAAFLCSDRAGFITGQVLVVDGGNLEVLQ, encoded by the coding sequence ATGGACCTCGGGATCAAGGGCAAGGTCGCGCTGGTCTTCGGCGGTTCGAAGGGCATCGGCCTCGGCTGCGTGCGTGAATTTGCGCGCGAAGGGTGCAGTACCGTTATCGCGGCGCGGACGCAGGCGACCATCGATGCTGCCGTCGCCGAAGTGCAGGCAGCGGGCGGTGCGGTCATCGGCATCTCCGCCGACTGCACCCGCAAGGACGGGATCGCCCGGGCAGTGCAGGCCGCGACCGACGCGTTCGCCCCGCCCGATATTCTCATCTTCAACGTCGACTCCGGCCCCAAGGGCAGCTTTCTCGACGTCGACGACGACACGTTCGCCGCCGCGAACAATAACAATGTTATGGCCTTTCGCTGGGCGGTTCAGGCGGTCATCCCGCATATGCAAAGGCAGGGCTGGGGCCGCATCCTCACTATCGGCACCAATTCGGTAAAGGCGCCGCACCGCAAGCTCGCGCGCGCAGCGCAGAACACCTATCGCGTCGGCGCGCTCGCGCTGTCGAAGACGCTCTCGGCCGAGCTCGGCCCGATGGGGATCACCGTCAACACGCTCGGCACCGGGGCAATCGCAACGCCGCAGTTCAAGGAGGTGTTCACCAAGATCGCCGCCGAGCATGGCCAGTCCTATGACGAGCATATCGCTGTACGGACGAGCGCCTATCCGATCCCGCGTATGGGGACGCCCGAGGATATGGCTGCCGCAGCGGCCTTCCTCTGCTCCGACCGCGCCGGCTTCATCACCGGGCAGGTGCTCGTCGTGGATGGCGGCAATCTGGAAGTTCTGCAATAA